GCTATTCCTGCCATTCCTTTGACCATGTCAGCTGGACTTCTATTTGGATCCGTTGTTGGCACTATCATAGTCTCTATCAGTGGAACGGTGAGTAAATCATGTGAAGGACACGAAGCAAACCTACTTGCACACAAAGTTCATATATAGTTTCAATCAGTTGACTGCATCATGTACAATTTTTTTCGTTTTATTGAGGTTTTTTTATGTTAACAAACTAGTTAGTATTCTTCCACATGTAATTTACAGTCTACTATTTGGTCATCTACTTGTTAATTTTCAACACTATTTACTTATCAGAAAACTAGATTGTAAGAGGTGATCAGCTGCTTATATACTATGATATACTATAATTTGGTCATAGCTCTTGTTAATGTGATCTCTAACTATCTAACACCCTGAGCCGAAAATGGGACATCTCaagcatgaaaataaatatttatgatagcCTTTCTGGGAACATTTAAGAAACTGGATTATAAAtgtaactcaacctcacaaattATAAAGTGTATAATTTGACTCTAGCAGATTTGGAATCTCCAACAATTAAACATCTATAATTTGGCATGCAAGAGCAAACAATTACTTATAACTTAGAAGTGTATTATTGGACTGAATAAcatcatattttatttgaaattattattggGTAAAGAagtatacaattttttatgttgttaatTAATTCTAATGGAATGTGTATTTTCAATCTAATATTTTAAGGCATTTCAGGTGGCAGCTAGTGTTGCTTTTCTAATTGCAAGATATTTTGCTCGTGAGCGAATTCTAAAACTAGTGGAAGGAAATAAGAAGTTTCTTGCTATTGACAAAGCTATTGGAGAAAATGGCTTCAGGGTTGTGACACTGCTTCGTTTGAGTCCTCTGCTACCATTTTCTTTGGGGAATTATTTATATGGATTGACATCTGTTAAGTTTATTCCATATGTACTGGGAAGGTATGGTGCTTATTACTAATCAATTACCAATATTATACGGATTTCTAGTGTCTTAAAATAATTGGTATGTTAGAAAAACTTCATCCTCTAGAAGAGCATATTTGAGCTCGTCTATTATTCTTAGTATTTGGATTTAGGTTCTAATATATACAAAACCTACTTGTAAATTAGGTGTCTGGTTAAGCTTATGTGTGTGAATTATGACCTTGTAAACTCTGTCAGCTAATTTGATTAGTTTCGTGACAAAGTTGATTAAATTAAGCTATACACACTGATGGAACATGTTTTTGTTAAATAGtgcttaattaaattatttacccTAATGCAATTTTATGTTGTCTTGAGTTCTAGTCTGATCCATGCTAAATGGGTAAAAAATAAGACAATAggacaaaataattttatgcttgattgtGCTTACATCTTCAAATTCACAGTGCCATTATTTGGATTTTGTGTTCAATCTTTACCACCATATAAATGCTATCCTAAAAATTAGGTAGTTTcagtaaacttttttttttgtttccctTTGGctaaacataaaattcaaaataattataaaagggTAATTGTACGATTACCACAACATAGTTTCATAAGACTAAGTGAGGCCGACTACATTAATTACATAGTTCTATTTTGATAGTTTTACTTATGGACTAGTCTTTGAACTGCTGTGTTACTTGCAACAATAATGTAAACCTCTTGAAAGTCTCTAAATTTCGGCATGCAATATCTATAGCTTCATGATGACTGCAGTTGCTCTTCAATGTTTTTTAGTGTCTTGTTTTTATGAACTGGTGAAAATACTGAGAACATTGAACTTAtaaattttcattgaaaatacTGAGAATCAGCTTCATGAAAATACCCTTGTTTTGAATTCATCAGAGTGGTTATTATAGATTTTCATTGATTAGTTGAAGTATAGGTAAATTGTAATGAAACGTAGTTAAAATTAAACTGGGTATGTTTTGTACCTATTTGGAACTGTCTCAGTAAGATTATCCATGTCTTAAAACTGATGATTGTTACGCAGTTGGTTGGGGATGCTTCCAGGAACTTGGGCTTATGTTAGTGCCGGTGCCTTTGGAAGAGCAATAATTGTGAGTTTCTACTTGGTTTTTCTCCCTATTCTTTGTACTCTTGGTTATTTAATCATTATTGGATTGTTTTTATTAAGTGAAAAAGACGGAGAGCATATAGAATGTAAGTTAATCACTAGGTACATCAAACCTCGCTTAGAGGTGAAAATTGGAGACTATACCATAATACAAGTAGTATGGTGAATATTTTGGGTCCATCATGCAAAGATGGATACACATACACTAATAATCTAAGTAAATCTTGGTGGAGTAATGGGCATGGGCCCAGCCCAATCAGACTAATATATTGTAAGACTCCAAAAGCAAAAGGAATCTTTATATTCTAACAGAATGGTTAAAATTAAGGTGTTGGTTAAATCATCTCCTTTGTTACTGTTTTAAAATACAGTGTATATTAGCCGGTTCCCCGCAGAATATGTACAAATCCTATATGATAAGCTATATTGAAGTGATTTTTTGCCCTTCGCTCTTTCAATTCAtcaatttaatggttttattttacttttatttatgtataatgGATTATGGAAAGAGAGTAACTTCGCTCATTACTTCTTTAATGTAATTGTTGCTTCTACATTTCAGCAAGATGAATCTGAACTTAGTAATATATTTGGAGGAAACAGTCAGCTGCTAACTCTTGGGCTGGGACTGTTGGCCACTGCATTGGCTGCTACATATGTCACACGACTTGCAAAGGtattatcctttgatttttgtaaaatttaatattcgATAACAAACAAAAGTGAAAGAGTTTCCATTTAGTGTCTCAACAGCAATGTCTACTCTTGGGAATTGGGATAAAGAGTTTAGATTTTGTGTGGTGAAGATGAAAAGAATTTAAGAATTGTAAGGAAATAGCTCACAAGGCCACTAGACAGTCTACCACACAGATGAATAAAAGACTATACCGAAGAACCTGCAAGAACAGTTAAGCGCTTAAACTGAAGGAGTAAATGAAGCATCATAACTAACTTCAATCTACATAGTATGTTagaaattcaataaaaacataGATTACAACTCAAGGTTTCTCTTGTAGTGAACTCTAAACTTTCGGTTGGTTACAACAACTCATACAAGATCCTGTTTATACAAAAAATAGCTGTCTAACTAAATTTCATAAAACACAAATCCCCCAGTCTTTCCACACTGCTGTTATggttaatcaattatttaagaTCGTAAGGTTGGGTTATAAGCCACCATGTGGTTTGAATGTGACTTGATTTGGGGCTGAGTTGGCTAGTGTTCACCGTACATTTGAATCTGTAGTATGAGATATAAATTGTACACAATTGAATTCCATTATTTCTTGTTTTAACCGTTATATATCATTACATGTTTTCACTTTTTGAAGATGTttgtcttttttaatatttaccaTTCTGCGAATTCTAGGTAGCAATGGAATACTGCCTTTATAGTCTTAACGTACATTCAAACCAGGGTAAGGCCAACTCACCTCATTCGGCTGGCCTTTGGCTTTTATCCTCCAGTTCCAGAAATTAGAAATGTCAAGATGGGTAGCCAACTTGGTTTATCATGGGTTCAAaccaaattagttaaaaaaaatcgaatttttttaaatgtagaGCAAATAGAATCCGGCTCGCTTAACCTGTGGGTTAACCAGGCTTGAGTCGGATTAAAGGTGGTTTGACCTATAGTCCCCTCAATCCTGTCAACAATAATcctttattagttttttatcattttttataagttttttattataattatttactattttttaattatgtaggTTGACaacttgaattttttaaatactagaATTTGTTAAATACTAGAATTTGTTAAATAATGTTTGAATAGTTTGGATGcttaatttatttgttgataCTTAAGTAAACATTTTGATTGTacttatcataaaaaaattgagttgattcattttattttgattctactgcaataaatatataaaatgcaacaaatatataaaataaacttagaaagataaaatatttttaagtgagTCAATCCATTAATCCGTAGTGAGTTGAGTTGGATTACAAAATTGATGACTGATAAAGAAGTGAGGCGTCCCTAATGAGCCAAGTCGTGGGAGCCAACCTGTGGTGACACCACCTTCCACCGTTCTATCTAGAAGACACTGCCCACTGCCTTAGGATTAATACCGATAAAATAATAGTGCTGTTGCAATTACTTGTACAAACTGTTGCATTCTTTTCTCCGTCACCATTAGTTAATGCTTTGATCTGAGTCACtaataactcaatttttttaacgttgTAATGCAGGATGCTATAAAGGACATCGAATAGACCTTCTAGATTGTAGACAAAACCCAGCATTGGGAATGAAGAGAAATTTACTTGAATAGATTGGAAACTGATACCTGAGTAAATAAACATCGATAATGATAGATTAAAGATAACTGAAGAAAGTGATAGACCCAGCACGTCCCTTGTAAATTAGAACATTCGTATTGAATTCAGGTAGGATCATTTTATATCTTTTGCAATGCCCCCCTTCAATTGCCCCAAAAGTTTTCTTTTGCCATGTTTAAAATTATGACGCATTAGTTTCTTAACGGGGTTGCTGGGAacgattaaaatttattttatttaaaatgtttccATTGTAATTAGCAAGCACAATAGCAATTCATTATCTGATGAATCATCAGCAATacgaaagaaaaaaaggtgCAGAAATCACGGTGCTGACAAATGGGTAAATGTAAGTTGTGACTGCAGAAAGCCCTAAAAACTCGTTGATAAAGTTGGTGCATTGTGTCGGTAAAAGCCATTTACAAAAGGGTGCTGAATGGTTGTCTTTtccatgaaaaagaaaaaagggtgtcgttttaatattttttaattcgaTTGGTAATTCTAGAGTAATCAGTTTTGAACAATTAATCCATAGCCCATTCTCTGGACGCACATGAGATTAATTACTTGAATTTTGAGAGTCTAAAATCATCCCATATTTCCATGCCTAATTGAAATAATtcataaatcaataaattatgTACATTTACATCCTTATAAGTTCACATTAAATTCTTCAGTTTATTAAAGCGAATATAAAgtgcaatttttatttttgtcaatgtaattgtttttttttaatataaaacggGTTGATACAAAAACACCGATACCAAAAACTGCCCTGGACAATTACTGACACCGATCAACTTTGTCATGACGAGCTGGTTAATAACAATCGGGGTTAGACGAATATACAAGAGGCATTGAAATACCCTTCGAACCAAGTGTTTGTTAGACGAACCTATAACCGTATTCTCTTCCAAACAATGTTTAACTATACAATAAAATACCACTGTATAAATATGTAGTCTAAAAGACTTGTATTTGGCTTACACCACGTTGATTAATTAATTTCCAAATGCAAATATCATGCTGCATGAGTTATGTCATGCTTTTCATATCCCAAGATCAAATGAAGGAGACCCAAAAATATCAAGGTTGGGTAAGTGAGATTGAGAGACTTTATCTTGCTTCTGAATGGACAAATCTAATTTCCGTTTTAGAACCAAAGTTGCTTTCGCCTCCAACTCGTCAAGATCGAGATCATTATAAAACTGATCATCACACAAAACATTTGTAATTGCATCCACATCCCCCACTTCTTTCTTTGATTGAAGAGCAAATTCTTGTTCAAGGTTCATAGTCGGGAAGTGTTCAGAGTGGTAAAACGACAATCTTCGTTTGTGACTTTTTATCTCTGTCCCATTTCCCTTAGGACAACAACTTGAAAACACTGCTTCTGAGGTTAACTGGTCGATGGTGACGGATTCTGAAGTCCGATTTGCTGACTCTTTGGTTGGCTCTGTATGTAAATGATTGAATGACTTCCCTGAAGAATCCCCACTTTCACTAGTACTGGCTGCCACAGTCACACAGTCGGGAGTGAAGGTGGCAGAAAAATCAAGCGGTCCATTACTCGGTGCTTGACTGAGCAAAGAACGCCTGCATCAGAGCTAATTTCAGTTATATAGCTTTAACATTAAGATAATAACAGCACTGCATAGTTCAGAATTAATTCAATGTGATATTTGTAGGCGGATATAAGGATGACTTGTTGGGAGGAGGGTGACAGAAGTTGTGGGTTCAGAAGGGGGAGTAAGAGAGATTATGGATTCAATTCTCCCattaacaaatattaacaaCTAATATTGcctataaaaaaatgtgatatttgtaaattcaaataattggGAAAGATTCTAACAAAGCTGATATTCTCACGTTTAGATAAATATGTAATGAGAGGAAAGAAGCCTTGTATGATACGAGCTTTTTTTCGAA
The Vigna angularis cultivar LongXiaoDou No.4 chromosome 5, ASM1680809v1, whole genome shotgun sequence genome window above contains:
- the LOC108340290 gene encoding uncharacterized protein LOC108340290 isoform X2 — encoded protein: MRTLSLPCLSSSLYTHTHTLALTLSHRYHCRLSPRSSFIFTPHRRSHFLTPCSSLRQTQRDPKKQLGAKISTAPSDSALKRLFSPNDSQGDGDAADNTDSRSDFQDATAFKGTLLVGFLLLGVIGGFASVGYIYRDQINSFLNQLSLFIEGYGPAGYALFVAVYAGLEILAIPAIPLTMSAGLLFGSVVGTIIVSISGTVAASVAFLIARYFARERILKLVEGNKKFLAIDKAIGENGFRVVTLLRLSPLLPFSLGNYLYGLTSVKFIPYVLGSWLGMLPGTWAYVSAGAFGRAIIQDESELSNIFGGNSQLLTLGLGLLATALAATYVTRLAKDAIKDIE
- the LOC108340290 gene encoding uncharacterized protein LOC108340290 isoform X1 — translated: MRTLSLPCLSSSLYTHTHTLALTLSHRYHCRLSPRSSFIFTPHRRSHFLTPCSSLRQTQRDPKKQLGAKISTAPSDSALKRLFSPNDSQGDGDAADNTDSRSDFQDATAFKGTLLVGFLLLGVIGGFASVGYIYRDQINSFLNQLSLFIEGYGPAGYALFVAVYAGLEILAIPAIPLTMSAGLLFGSVVGTIIVSISGTVAASVAFLIARYFARERILKLVEGNKKFLAIDKAIGENGFRVVTLLRLSPLLPFSLGNYLYGLTSVKFIPYVLGSWLGMLPGTWAYVSAGAFGRAIIQDESELSNIFGGNSQLLTLGLGLLATALAATYVTRLAKVAMEYCLYSLNVHSNQGCYKGHRIDLLDCRQNPALGMKRNLLE